The Microbacterium sp. LWO12-1.2 genome includes a window with the following:
- a CDS encoding dihydroorotase: MSETLVITGAQLVGAESADIIIENGVIAEIGTGLSRAGARVIDANGLVALPGLVDLHTHLREPGYEASETILTGTRAAAAGGFTAVFAMPNTSPVADTAGVVEQELALGEAAGYATVQPIGAVTVGQKGERLAELGAMATSRAKVRVFSDDGFCVFDPLIMRRALEYVKSFGGVIAQHAQDPRLTEGAQMNEGIVSAELGLAGWPAVAEESIIARDVLLAEHVGSKLHVCHLSTAGSVDIIRWAKKRGIAVTAEVTPHHLLLTDELVRGYDARFKVNPPLRREEDVLAVREGLADGTIDIVATDHAPHPSEHKACEWQAAANGMVGLESALRVVHQSMVQTGLIGWSDVARVMSATPARIGQLAGHGTPLEVGQPGHIALYDASIDGVFTEADLHGRSVNSPYLGRALPGRVEFTVHGGIVTVDSGSVVEELNA; this comes from the coding sequence GTGAGCGAGACCCTCGTGATCACCGGTGCACAGCTGGTGGGCGCCGAGAGCGCCGACATCATCATCGAGAACGGTGTGATCGCCGAGATCGGCACCGGGCTCAGCAGGGCGGGAGCCCGTGTCATCGACGCGAACGGCCTGGTCGCCCTTCCCGGTCTGGTCGACCTGCACACGCATCTGCGCGAGCCGGGGTACGAGGCTTCGGAGACGATCCTCACCGGTACCAGGGCAGCGGCCGCCGGTGGTTTCACCGCCGTGTTCGCGATGCCGAACACCTCGCCCGTCGCCGACACGGCCGGTGTCGTGGAGCAGGAGCTCGCGCTCGGCGAGGCGGCGGGGTACGCGACCGTGCAGCCGATCGGCGCCGTGACCGTCGGGCAGAAGGGCGAACGTCTCGCCGAGCTGGGCGCCATGGCGACCTCCCGGGCGAAGGTGCGCGTCTTCAGCGACGACGGCTTCTGCGTGTTCGACCCGCTGATCATGCGCCGCGCCCTCGAGTACGTGAAGTCGTTCGGCGGCGTGATCGCTCAGCACGCGCAGGACCCTCGCCTGACCGAGGGCGCCCAGATGAACGAGGGCATCGTGTCGGCCGAGCTCGGCCTCGCCGGCTGGCCGGCCGTCGCCGAGGAGTCGATCATCGCCCGCGATGTCCTGCTCGCAGAGCACGTCGGCTCGAAGCTGCACGTGTGCCACCTGTCCACCGCGGGATCGGTCGACATCATCCGCTGGGCGAAGAAGCGCGGGATCGCGGTGACGGCCGAGGTCACGCCGCATCACCTGCTGCTGACCGACGAGCTCGTGCGCGGGTACGACGCACGGTTCAAGGTGAACCCGCCGCTGCGCCGCGAAGAAGACGTGCTCGCCGTGCGCGAAGGCCTGGCCGACGGCACCATCGACATCGTCGCCACGGATCACGCTCCACACCCCAGCGAGCACAAGGCCTGCGAGTGGCAGGCAGCCGCGAACGGCATGGTGGGGCTCGAGAGTGCCCTGCGCGTGGTCCACCAGTCGATGGTGCAGACCGGCCTGATCGGTTGGAGCGATGTCGCACGCGTCATGAGCGCCACGCCGGCACGGATCGGTCAGCTCGCCGGACACGGCACGCCTCTCGAAGTCGGACAGCCCGGTCACATCGCGCTCTACGACGCCTCGATCGACGGTGTCTTCACCGAGGCCGACCTGCACGGGCGCAGTGTGAACTCGCCGTACCTGGGGCGCGCCCTGCCCGGTCGCGTGGAGTTCACCGTCCACGGCGGCATCGTGACCGTCGACTCCGGCTCCGTGGTCGAGGAGCTGAACGCATGA